The following coding sequences are from one Clostridioides difficile ATCC 9689 = DSM 1296 window:
- a CDS encoding YitT family protein yields MKKEMIKDYLLITISAFLMALAVNFFFAEHTLAPGGITGLSVVLSTFLSMPVENISLGISMPLLVMGLLFLGKGFGIKTLYITLMGPLFLKVIPQTHITDNLLVAGVIGGLLVGTAIGIAIIRGCSTGGTDLVAMLINKVIKFLKLPVILFMLDGFIIVASGIISKNFMISIYSLISLLLIIKTIGFVTTKFGKNTEEINNINNACAQ; encoded by the coding sequence ATGAAAAAAGAAATGATAAAAGATTATTTACTGATAACAATATCAGCATTTTTAATGGCATTAGCAGTTAATTTTTTCTTTGCAGAACATACATTAGCTCCAGGAGGGATAACAGGATTATCAGTCGTACTTAGCACATTCTTATCAATGCCTGTTGAGAATATATCATTAGGAATATCTATGCCACTTTTAGTAATGGGATTATTATTTTTAGGGAAAGGTTTTGGAATAAAAACATTATATATAACTCTTATGGGCCCATTATTCTTAAAAGTAATACCACAAACTCACATAACTGACAATCTATTAGTAGCAGGAGTGATAGGTGGGTTATTGGTAGGAACTGCTATAGGGATAGCAATAATAAGGGGCTGTAGTACTGGTGGAACTGATTTAGTTGCAATGCTTATTAATAAGGTAATTAAGTTTCTGAAGTTGCCAGTTATATTATTTATGCTAGATGGATTTATAATAGTAGCGTCTGGAATAATAAGTAAGAATTTTATGATATCTATATATTCATTGATATCTTTATTACTCATAATAAAAACAATAGGATTTGTAACTACAAAGTTTGGTAAGAATACTGAAGAAATTAATAATATAAATAATGCTTGTGCTCAATAA
- a CDS encoding ribulose-phosphate 3-epimerase — MKHIKIAAGLAHVNYGHISAVVKEAMDAGVDYVHSDAADMHDLKNMQLMGGHQIIEAIRPVTDKPIECHIYTRDCDRLFIEKIAAAGCNLLIIPAEHFLGAPLAYIINYCREFGMKVGLTIGCYTPLCFVDEAIYDIDRLQIVVHGVDETDGKDNWGWRKSAVDLVKRARKMIDEKNPKCELAIDGGLRADNMEPLIECNPDVVILSSAIFKDKDGITAGVKNCRKAIDEAATKFGLE; from the coding sequence ATGAAACACATAAAAATAGCAGCAGGATTAGCACATGTAAATTACGGTCATATATCAGCCGTAGTTAAAGAAGCAATGGATGCAGGTGTAGACTACGTACATTCAGATGCAGCAGATATGCATGACTTAAAAAATATGCAACTTATGGGTGGTCATCAAATAATAGAAGCAATAAGACCAGTGACAGATAAACCAATAGAATGCCATATATACACAAGAGATTGTGATAGATTATTTATAGAAAAAATAGCAGCAGCAGGATGTAACTTGTTGATAATACCAGCAGAACATTTTTTAGGTGCTCCTCTTGCATACATAATAAATTACTGTAGAGAATTTGGTATGAAAGTAGGATTAACAATTGGATGTTACACACCATTATGTTTTGTTGATGAAGCTATATATGATATAGATAGATTGCAAATAGTCGTTCATGGTGTTGATGAAACTGATGGAAAAGATAACTGGGGATGGAGAAAGAGTGCTGTTGATTTAGTAAAAAGAGCTAGAAAAATGATAGACGAAAAGAATCCTAAGTGTGAATTAGCAATAGATGGTGGACTAAGAGCAGACAATATGGAGCCATTAATAGAATGTAATCCAGACGTTGTAATATTATCTTCAGCAATATTCAAGGATAAAGATGGTATAACAGCAGGTGTTAAGAATTGTAGAAAAGCTATAGATGAAGCAGCTACAAAGTTTGGTTTAGAATAA
- a CDS encoding 6-phosphofructokinase, with amino-acid sequence MRNCIIAQSGGPTAVINASAVGIYEKNLETKYFDKVYFGINGIEGILNKNIIDSDSLNKDNVLNLKQTPSSGLGSCRYKLADYKINSYDYDRVINILDEYEIDTLFYIGGNDSMDTVMKFSQYCKNTTCKIKFIGIPKTIDNDLLGTDNCPGFGSAAKLISTLIMETYLDFSIYKNNGIFIVETMGRDTGWLAASSSLARLNDTPLVDLIYLPEIDFYEDKFIEDVRKIFKEKNKAYIVASEGIRDKYGNFICEQKTSAHDKFGHSQLGGVSNYLKNLIVSSSITTRVKTLELGVIQRCAMHLASYTDLKQAAEVGAYGIELSKKGYTGVMAIINRTCNNPYKYEVSHTDISKIANKTKYFPKEWINEECNYITDEALNYLYPLIQGKPDIKYKNGLPYFSIIY; translated from the coding sequence ATGAGAAACTGTATTATTGCCCAATCTGGAGGCCCTACAGCTGTTATCAATGCTTCTGCAGTTGGTATTTATGAAAAAAATTTAGAAACTAAATACTTTGATAAAGTATATTTTGGTATCAATGGGATTGAAGGTATATTAAACAAAAATATAATAGATTCAGACTCCTTAAACAAAGATAATGTATTAAATTTAAAGCAAACACCTTCGTCTGGTCTTGGTTCTTGTAGATACAAACTGGCTGATTATAAAATAAATTCTTATGATTATGATAGGGTTATAAATATACTAGATGAATATGAAATAGATACATTATTTTATATAGGCGGAAATGATTCTATGGACACAGTGATGAAATTTTCTCAATACTGCAAAAACACTACTTGTAAAATAAAATTTATAGGTATTCCTAAAACAATAGATAATGATTTATTAGGAACTGACAACTGTCCTGGATTTGGTTCTGCTGCAAAGCTTATTTCTACACTAATAATGGAAACATACTTAGATTTTTCTATATACAAAAATAATGGTATATTTATAGTAGAAACTATGGGTAGAGATACTGGATGGTTAGCAGCTTCTTCTTCACTAGCTAGACTTAATGATACTCCACTTGTTGATTTAATATACCTTCCAGAAATTGATTTCTATGAAGATAAGTTTATAGAAGATGTTAGAAAAATATTTAAAGAAAAAAATAAGGCTTATATAGTTGCATCAGAAGGTATAAGGGATAAATACGGCAACTTTATATGCGAACAAAAAACTTCTGCTCATGATAAATTTGGTCATTCCCAATTAGGTGGAGTAAGCAACTATCTAAAGAATCTTATAGTATCATCATCAATTACAACAAGAGTAAAAACCTTAGAACTTGGTGTAATACAAAGATGTGCTATGCATTTAGCTTCATATACTGATTTAAAACAAGCAGCTGAAGTTGGTGCATATGGGATAGAACTATCTAAAAAAGGATATACAGGAGTTATGGCTATCATTAATAGAACATGCAATAATCCTTATAAGTATGAAGTTAGTCATACTGATATTTCTAAAATAGCTAACAAGACAAAATATTTTCCTAAAGAGTGGATAAATGAAGAATGTAATTATATAACTGATGAAGCCCTAAATTATCTATATCCACTTATTCAAGGTAAACCAGATATCAAATATAAAAATGGACTACCTTATTTTTCAATTATTTACTAG
- a CDS encoding M20 family metallopeptidase → MKNFFKEAQSIEGEIIRWRRYLHENPEIGCNLPKTVTFVTSTLEKMGYSPKLTSNNGIVAVLDSENGGKTLLLRADMDALPIMEETDLPFKSKNKDASHSCGHDNHTAMLLGAAKILMDNKHLLKGRVKFVFEPDEETTRGAKSMIDDGILENPQVDAAMAFHSMVGKFLNTGQVAYSRGPAMASADIFEITVEGKATHGASPEFGVDPINIMSHIQIALNTILSREKPQKEPVVLTIGMFNAGNVPNAIPNKASMSGTLRTFDQFVREKLKNRIIEISTGIAKSFGGNAKVEFKMGTPAVINDLDVGDEIVSYVKEVIGNENVIDFPSAMGSEDFSEILLRVPGVFLWIGMGSISQGYNFGMHNPKAIFNEEGLVYGSALFAHCAVKWLENNFSR, encoded by the coding sequence ATGAAAAATTTTTTTAAAGAAGCGCAGTCAATAGAAGGGGAAATTATTAGATGGAGAAGGTATTTACATGAAAATCCCGAAATTGGTTGCAATCTACCGAAAACAGTAACCTTTGTTACCAGTACTTTAGAAAAAATGGGATATTCTCCGAAATTGACGTCTAATAATGGAATAGTAGCTGTTTTAGACAGTGAAAATGGTGGAAAGACCTTATTATTAAGGGCAGATATGGATGCACTTCCTATTATGGAGGAGACGGATTTACCTTTTAAAAGTAAGAATAAAGATGCATCTCATAGTTGTGGACACGATAATCACACAGCAATGCTCTTAGGAGCAGCTAAAATACTTATGGATAATAAGCACTTACTTAAAGGTAGAGTAAAGTTTGTATTTGAACCAGATGAAGAGACTACCAGAGGTGCAAAATCAATGATTGATGATGGTATATTAGAAAATCCTCAGGTCGATGCAGCTATGGCATTTCACAGTATGGTGGGTAAATTTCTTAACACAGGTCAAGTAGCTTATTCACGTGGTCCAGCTATGGCATCTGCGGATATATTTGAAATAACAGTAGAAGGAAAAGCAACTCATGGAGCAAGCCCTGAATTTGGAGTGGACCCAATAAACATAATGTCGCATATACAAATAGCATTAAACACTATACTTTCAAGAGAAAAACCTCAGAAAGAACCTGTAGTTTTAACTATTGGTATGTTTAATGCAGGAAACGTACCAAATGCTATACCAAATAAAGCATCTATGTCAGGAACTTTAAGAACATTTGACCAATTTGTTAGAGAAAAATTAAAAAATAGAATTATTGAAATATCTACAGGAATAGCTAAATCATTTGGAGGAAATGCTAAAGTGGAATTTAAAATGGGGACTCCTGCAGTTATAAATGATTTGGATGTAGGAGATGAGATTGTATCTTATGTTAAAGAAGTTATAGGAAATGAAAATGTAATAGACTTTCCATCTGCAATGGGTTCAGAAGATTTTTCAGAGATTTTACTAAGGGTTCCAGGAGTATTTTTATGGATTGGAATGGGAAGTATTAGTCAGGGATATAATTTTGGTATGCATAATCCTAAAGCAATTTTTAATGAAGAGGGATTAGTTTATGGTTCAGCTTTATTTGCTCATTGTGCAGTAAAATGGTTAGAAAATAATTTTAGTAGATAA
- a CDS encoding M20 family metallopeptidase, which produces MIGSISINEIDKKRFKLDDLSKKIWENPEKAFKEFKACENTANFLRSEGFDVEVGVGGLATAIRASFGSGKPVIGFMGEFDALPGLNQKVSTKQEAFELGAYGHGCGHNLLCTAHVGAVVGLKREMIENNLSGTIVFYACPGEEQLTGKGFMARGGAFEGLDLAINFHPNKISEATIGTSTAVNSVKFHFKGKTAHAGSDPQNGRSALDAVELTNVGANYLREHVTSDVRIHYTITDGGVAPNIVPDKASVWYYTRALSREAVESTYERLVKVAKGAAMMTETEVEVEFLGGCYNTLNNHVLANLVSECMNEIKQEPWTREELDFAAELDRQSPQQYKAMISKYNLPEGTHLYYGGGNVTNFNSYGSTDIGDVMHIVPTAYFFTGCTNLGAPGHSWQFTSCAGSSIGEKGMIYASKIMAMFGAKILNNPEIAKKAKEEFDKSMNGKTYKCPIPDDIPTP; this is translated from the coding sequence ATGATAGGAAGTATATCTATAAATGAGATAGATAAAAAAAGATTCAAACTTGATGATTTAAGTAAGAAAATATGGGAAAATCCAGAAAAAGCATTTAAAGAATTTAAAGCATGTGAAAATACAGCAAACTTTCTAAGAAGTGAAGGATTTGATGTGGAAGTAGGTGTAGGAGGTTTAGCCACGGCTATTAGAGCTAGTTTTGGTTCAGGTAAACCAGTTATAGGTTTTATGGGAGAATTTGATGCATTACCTGGTTTAAATCAAAAAGTTTCAACAAAACAAGAAGCATTTGAATTGGGTGCATATGGTCATGGATGTGGGCATAATTTATTATGTACAGCACATGTAGGGGCAGTAGTAGGGCTTAAAAGAGAGATGATAGAAAATAACTTAAGTGGGACTATAGTATTTTATGCATGTCCAGGAGAAGAACAATTAACAGGTAAAGGATTTATGGCTAGAGGTGGAGCGTTTGAAGGGTTAGACTTAGCTATAAATTTTCATCCAAATAAAATTAGTGAAGCTACAATTGGTACTTCAACAGCTGTTAACTCTGTAAAGTTTCACTTTAAGGGAAAGACTGCACATGCAGGCTCAGACCCTCAAAATGGAAGAAGTGCACTAGATGCTGTGGAACTTACTAATGTGGGAGCTAATTATTTGAGAGAACATGTTACTTCTGATGTAAGGATTCATTATACAATTACAGATGGAGGAGTAGCACCCAACATAGTTCCTGATAAAGCATCAGTATGGTATTATACAAGAGCTTTAAGTAGAGAAGCTGTAGAAAGTACATATGAAAGACTTGTAAAGGTAGCAAAAGGAGCTGCAATGATGACTGAAACTGAAGTTGAAGTAGAATTTTTAGGAGGATGTTATAATACTTTAAACAATCATGTTTTAGCAAATCTTGTATCAGAATGTATGAATGAGATTAAACAAGAGCCTTGGACTCGAGAGGAATTGGATTTTGCAGCTGAATTAGATAGACAAAGCCCACAACAATATAAGGCTATGATAAGTAAATATAATTTGCCAGAAGGAACTCATCTATATTATGGTGGAGGAAATGTTACAAACTTTAATAGTTATGGCTCTACTGATATTGGAGATGTAATGCATATAGTTCCGACAGCATACTTTTTTACAGGGTGTACGAATCTAGGTGCACCAGGTCATAGCTGGCAGTTTACATCTTGTGCAGGAAGTTCTATAGGAGAAAAAGGTATGATATATGCATCAAAAATTATGGCTATGTTTGGAGCTAAAATATTAAATAATCCAGAGATAGCTAAAAAGGCAAAAGAAGAATTTGATAAATCTATGAATGGTAAAACATATAAATGTCCTATTCCAGATGATATTCCAACTCCTTAA